One Panicum virgatum strain AP13 chromosome 9K, P.virgatum_v5, whole genome shotgun sequence genomic region harbors:
- the LOC120652441 gene encoding macro domain-containing protein XCC3184-like isoform X2 — MDDGPAQGRPASSRIPEARWMRPAGRPPCVLDCSPSGYSSVRTPPMSRAATRFFLTRSLLPLALPKSQRRRGRLGSSVCAARAFPMAASGFGGGEAFRLSAAPGAGALKLHKGDITLWSVNGATDAIVNAANERMLGGGGVDGAIHQAAGPELVQACRKVPEVRPGVRCPTGEARITPAFKLPVSRVIHTVGPIYDMDKHPEVSLKNSYENSLKLAKENGIQYIAFPAISCGVFRYPPKEASKIAVSTAQQFSEDFKEMICTRFGARLPRRCYHNFRNEWSYSF, encoded by the exons ATGGATGATGGCCCAGCACAGGGAAGGCCCGCCAGCTCCAGGATTCCAGAGGCAAGATGgatgcggccggccggccggccgccgtgcgTGCTCGACTGCTCGCCCAGCGGCTATTCCAGTGTTCGGACTCCCCCAATGTCGCGTGCGGCCACTAGATTTTTCCTGACGCGGTCGCTGCTCCCACTTGCTCTTCCCAagtcgcagcggcggcgggggcggctggGGTCTAGCGTTTGCGCGGCGAGGGCTTTCCCCATGGCGGCCTCGgggttcggcggcggcgaggcgttcCGGCTCTCGGCCGCGCCGGGGGCCGGCGCGCTGAAGCTGCACAAGGGAGACATCACCCTCTGGTCCGTCAACGGCGCCACCGACGCCATC GTTAATGCTGCTAATGAGCGAATGCTAGGAGGTGGAGGTGTTGATGGAG CAATACATCAAGCTGCTGGACCAGAATTAGTGCAAGCATGCCGCAAAGTTCCAGAGGTCAGACCAGGAGTTCGTTGCCCAACTGGAGAAGCTAGGATTACTCC AGCTTTCAAGCTTCCTGTGTCCCGAGTGATTCACACTGTTGGGCCCATATATGACATGGACAAGCATCCAGAGGTGTCGTTGAAGAATTCCTATGA AAATAGCTTGAAGCTTGCTAAAGAGAATGGCATTCAGTACATCGCATTCCCTGCTATATCTTGTGGTGTTTTTCG TTATCCGCCCAAAGAAGCATCGAAAATAGCTGTTTCTACTGCACAACAATTTTCGGAGGATTTCAAAGAG ATGATTTGTACGAGATTTGGCGCGAGACTGCCCAGGAGATGCTATCACAATTTCAGAAATGAGTGGTCCTATAGTTTCTGA
- the LOC120652441 gene encoding macro domain-containing protein VPA0103-like isoform X1, whose amino-acid sequence MDDGPAQGRPASSRIPEARWMRPAGRPPCVLDCSPSGYSSVRTPPMSRAATRFFLTRSLLPLALPKSQRRRGRLGSSVCAARAFPMAASGFGGGEAFRLSAAPGAGALKLHKGDITLWSVNGATDAIVNAANERMLGGGGVDGAIHQAAGPELVQACRKVPEVRPGVRCPTGEARITPAFKLPVSRVIHTVGPIYDMDKHPEVSLKNSYENSLKLAKENGIQYIAFPAISCGVFRYPPKEASKIAVSTAQQFSEDFKEVHFVLFSDDLYEIWRETAQEMLSQFQK is encoded by the exons ATGGATGATGGCCCAGCACAGGGAAGGCCCGCCAGCTCCAGGATTCCAGAGGCAAGATGgatgcggccggccggccggccgccgtgcgTGCTCGACTGCTCGCCCAGCGGCTATTCCAGTGTTCGGACTCCCCCAATGTCGCGTGCGGCCACTAGATTTTTCCTGACGCGGTCGCTGCTCCCACTTGCTCTTCCCAagtcgcagcggcggcgggggcggctggGGTCTAGCGTTTGCGCGGCGAGGGCTTTCCCCATGGCGGCCTCGgggttcggcggcggcgaggcgttcCGGCTCTCGGCCGCGCCGGGGGCCGGCGCGCTGAAGCTGCACAAGGGAGACATCACCCTCTGGTCCGTCAACGGCGCCACCGACGCCATC GTTAATGCTGCTAATGAGCGAATGCTAGGAGGTGGAGGTGTTGATGGAG CAATACATCAAGCTGCTGGACCAGAATTAGTGCAAGCATGCCGCAAAGTTCCAGAGGTCAGACCAGGAGTTCGTTGCCCAACTGGAGAAGCTAGGATTACTCC AGCTTTCAAGCTTCCTGTGTCCCGAGTGATTCACACTGTTGGGCCCATATATGACATGGACAAGCATCCAGAGGTGTCGTTGAAGAATTCCTATGA AAATAGCTTGAAGCTTGCTAAAGAGAATGGCATTCAGTACATCGCATTCCCTGCTATATCTTGTGGTGTTTTTCG TTATCCGCCCAAAGAAGCATCGAAAATAGCTGTTTCTACTGCACAACAATTTTCGGAGGATTTCAAAGAG GTGCATTTTGTTCTGTTTTCAGATGATTTGTACGAGATTTGGCGCGAGACTGCCCAGGAGATGCTATCACAATTTCAGAAATGA